In the genome of Candidatus Electrothrix rattekaaiensis, the window GCAGGTTATCGTGTAGAGGAAAACAGCTTTTCGTATACATGAGGGGAGGCAGAGGTATATCAGGAGTGTTTTTTCAGGAAGCAACTGAAGGAGATTTTCGGGGGGTACCACAGAAGCGTTGCGGATCGGGATTGTCAGAGGGGCCGAAAGGAAACGGCCCCTTGAAACAGCCGATCTACACAGCGCAGGCACAGTCCGGCAAAAGCCAGTCTTGAGGGTTCAGAGAAATTACCTGCCGCTCCCTGATTTCTTTGCGATGATGCGGGAAACTTTTCAATACCTCAAGGATATTGCGCCTGTCCTGTTCCTCTTCCGTGCAGCTCAGATACAGAGTACGTAAAAGCCTGTCCGATCCTTCCCCGACCCGCTTCCGTCCGTTCTCCCATCTGGAAACCGTGGATTCGTCAACACCGAGAGAAGAGGCAAGTTCTTTGCTCTTCAGGTTCATTTCCTTGCGGAGAAATTTAATTTCTTCCGGCAGCAGCAGAGCCTTTCTGTTTCTGCATATCTCCAGCCCGATAATTTTATGCAGCTTCTCCGGGGCCGGAATGGCCGCGTATTCCTCTTCGCATGAACCGCAACGGTACTTGCGTAATTCCCAGCAAAAGGACATTCAGGCCGCTCTCTGTATATTCATAGGGCTTGTCCCTGATAACCTCAAGACTGTTCCCGCACATATAACATTTATCCATTATTCTTTCCTCCGTTTAACCGACCGCTCCCGAATAGAAAAAACGGGTTTGATGAGCATTCTTGACCGTTATGAAAGAACGGTAATTATGTGATACATTGAAAACGAAAACGAGACAAAGTGTGGGGAATACTGTGGGGAATAAAAAAAGGGAGTTAACGGAAAATCCGTTAACTCCCTGAAACTACTGGCGGGGCCGACCGGGCTCGAACCGGCGACCTCCGGCGTGACAGGCCGGCATTCTAACCAACTGAACTACGACCCCTTGAGTAATTTGGTGGGCGAAACAGGGCTCGAACCTGTGACCCTCGGCTTGTAAGGCCGATGCTCTCCCAACTGAGCTATTCGCCCCAAATCGTTGAGCCATTTATATCATTTTTTATTTTCTCCGTCAAGCATAAAAATGCATTTAAAATGGCAAAAAATACAGAATAACGTTTTATCAGCAAGAAGAAATATTCTTTTTTCATACTGAGCGTTCCACTTATTGCTGTACCGTTGTATTATGCGCTGACAAAGCAACATTCTTCAGGATACTCTCCAAAGAAACATCTTTAAAAAGCTGCTCTCCTCGGGGCAGGATCAAGGCCCTGGTCAATACCTCATCAACGTGATCAACAAAGGTGATATCAAGACTGTCTCGGATTCTCGCGGGGACCTCTTCCAAATCCCTTTTGTTTTCACCCGGAAGGAGAATATGGGTAATATTGCCTCGTTTGGCAGCCAGCAACTTTTCCGTCAGGCCGCCAATAGGCAGCACTCTGCCGCGCAGGGTGATTTCACCTGTCATAGCCAAGTGCCTATTAACAGGGCATTTCAAAAGAGCAGAAACAATGGAGGTGGCCATAGTAATTCCGGCAGAAGGTCCGTCCTTAGGGATCGCCCCTTCTGGAACATGAACATGGATATCCAATTGCTGATAAAAATCAGCATCCAGCCCCAGACGCATAGAACGGGAACGGACATAGGACAGGGCAGCCTGTGCCGACTCCTGCATGACATCCCCTAGCTTTCCGGTCACCGTCATCTTGCCGGTCCCCGGCATCAATACCGACTCAATCTGTAAGAGCTCGCCGCCGACTTCTGTCCAGGCCAGGC includes:
- a CDS encoding helix-turn-helix domain-containing protein, encoding MSFCWELRKYRCGSCEEEYAAIPAPEKLHKIIGLEICRNRKALLLPEEIKFLRKEMNLKSKELASSLGVDESTVSRWENGRKRVGEGSDRLLRTLYLSCTEEEQDRRNILEVLKSFPHHRKEIRERQVISLNPQDWLLPDCACAV